The following coding sequences lie in one Arachis ipaensis cultivar K30076 chromosome B05, Araip1.1, whole genome shotgun sequence genomic window:
- the LOC107643883 gene encoding 2-alkenal reductase (NADP(+)-dependent)-like: MEVSNKYVVVKHHIQDAPEESDFEIKIRALILSVDSGSNDVIVKNLYISIDPYQINRMKSNDPSQTSISFAAPITPGEAIDGLAIGKVLVASDNGKFQKDDLVMGVFTWAEYSLVKEESIIKKLEPSEFPLTYHLGVLGFNGLSAYAGFFEVCKPQKGENVFVSAACGAVGNLVGQYAKLFGCNVVGCAGSQDKVTLLKDKLGFDDAFNYKEEKDLTSILARYFPNGIDVYFDNVGGEMLEAAIANMNTFGRVSICGVISQYTDAEKRSSPNMLNVVYNRINIRGFLAADFMNVFPDFIAKTSAYLQTGKLHVIEDVSSGVESIPSAFVGIFNGNNVGKKIVKVAEE; encoded by the exons ATGGAAGTGAGCAACAAATACGTTGTGGTAAAGCATCATATTCAAGATGCACCAGAAGAGTCTGATTTTGAGATCAAAATTAGGGCTTTGATACTTTCAGTTGATTCAGGATCCAATGATGTAATTGTGAAGAATCTGTATATCTCTATTGATCCATATCAGATAAACCGCATGAAGAGCAACGACCCTTCGCAAACTTCTATAAGCTTTGCTGCTCCCATAACGCCAGGCGAG GCAATTGATGGTCTTGCTATTGGAAAAGTTCTGGTGGCTTCTGACAACGGTAAATTTCAGAAAGACGATTTGGTTATGGGAGTTTTCACTTGGGCAGAGTACAGTCTCGTTAAGGAAGAGAGCATAATAAAAAAGTTGGAGCCATCTGAATTTCCACTCACTTATCATCTTGGAGTTTTAG GTTTTAATGGATTATCAGCCTACGCGGGATTTTTCGAAGTATGCAAACCGCAAAAGGGTGAAAATGTCTTTGTGTCAGCAGCATGTGGAGCTGTGGGCAATTTAGTTGGTCAATATGCCAAACTATTCGGTTGCAATGTTGTTGGCTGTGCTGGGAGCCAAGACAAG GTGACATTACTCAAAGATAAGCTTGGATTTGACGATGCATTTAActacaaagaagaaaaagatctAACCTCTATCCTGGCAAG gtACTTTCCTAATGGAATTGACGTATATTTCGACAATGTTGGGGGAGAAATGCTAGAGGCAGCAATTGCGAATATGAATACATTTGGTAGAGTATCTATTTGTGGAGTAATCTCACAATATACTGATGCAGAAAAGAGATCATCACCAAACATGTTGAATGTTGTGTATAACAGAATCAACATTAGAGGATTTTTGGCTGCAGATTTTATGAATGTTTTTCCAGACTTCATTGCGAAAACATCAGCCTATCTTCAAACTGGAAAGTTGCATGTGATTGAAGACGTGTCATCTGGTGTTGAGAGCATCCCTTCTGCTTTTGTAGGAATCTTCAATGGAAATAATGTTGGAAAGAAAATTGTTAAGGTAGCTGAAGAATAA